In Chloroflexota bacterium, a single genomic region encodes these proteins:
- the topA gene encoding type I DNA topoisomerase, whose translation MAKKLVIVESPAKARTIGRFLGSEYTVRASIGHIRDLPSNRLGVDIDNGFTPHYVVPEKKKQVVQELKGYVREASDVYLATDPDREGEAISWHLVNALRIQDKAIHRVEFHEITAEAITAAFAYPREINMQLVDAQQARRILDRLVGYKLSPLLRRKVMKKGLSAGRVQSVALRLIVEREREIESFVPQEYWSIEAELAKRREDKRRGKRERFKASLQQIDGHKIEIKNEAEAKAILSDLEGASYIVAEVRKKDVQRNPAPPFTTSTMQQEASRKLGFTAKKTMAVAQQLYEGLPIGAEGNVGLITYMRTDSTNIAPSAIAEARSYITEHFGQNYVPSKPRFFRGKVKGAQEAHEGIRPTSIARSPEAIKPYLSSDQYKLYRLIWQRMVASQMAAAVMESTSIDIQASNGSHDRRYLFRATGSVVKFPGFTVLYMEARDEDKAENEQKALPPLAKGELLDLLALLPEQHFTQPPPRYTEATLVKALEEYGIGRPSTYAPILSTIQERGYVERIDKRLNPTSIGFIVNDLLVGHFPEIINVSFTAQMEAQLDEIAQGARQWVHMIRQFYTPFEALLQRAEQRMERVELMAEPTGEICEKCGGSMVIKYGRFGKFIGCANYPRCRNAKPLAVKIGVKCPECGADLVEKKTRRKRTFYGCSRYPQCSFGAWNKPLPDPCPQCGGLLTLAGKDGIRCLKCGYVTAGLPEAEPIVVG comes from the coding sequence GTGGCGAAGAAATTGGTGATAGTTGAATCACCGGCCAAGGCACGTACGATCGGTCGGTTCCTTGGCAGTGAATACACCGTCAGGGCTTCAATTGGGCATATTCGCGATCTGCCCTCGAATAGACTTGGGGTAGACATTGATAACGGTTTTACGCCCCACTATGTTGTGCCTGAGAAGAAAAAACAGGTGGTCCAGGAGCTGAAGGGGTATGTTAGGGAGGCATCGGATGTCTATTTGGCTACAGACCCTGACCGCGAGGGCGAGGCTATCTCCTGGCATTTAGTCAATGCCCTCAGGATACAGGATAAAGCGATTCATCGGGTGGAGTTTCACGAAATAACCGCTGAAGCGATCACGGCTGCTTTCGCTTATCCACGTGAGATCAATATGCAACTGGTGGATGCCCAGCAGGCACGACGAATCCTTGACCGACTTGTTGGCTACAAGCTTAGTCCATTGCTCCGTCGCAAGGTGATGAAAAAAGGGCTTTCAGCCGGGCGGGTACAGTCGGTGGCTTTACGTCTAATCGTTGAGCGAGAACGTGAGATTGAATCCTTCGTACCGCAGGAATACTGGAGCATCGAGGCCGAGCTAGCTAAACGCCGAGAGGATAAGCGGCGAGGCAAGCGAGAGCGGTTCAAGGCGAGCTTGCAGCAGATTGATGGACATAAGATAGAGATCAAGAATGAGGCCGAAGCAAAAGCTATCCTATCTGACCTGGAAGGCGCCAGCTATATCGTAGCTGAGGTCAGGAAGAAAGATGTACAGCGAAATCCGGCGCCACCCTTCACCACCAGTACGATGCAACAGGAAGCATCCAGGAAACTCGGCTTCACGGCCAAGAAGACGATGGCCGTAGCCCAGCAGCTCTATGAGGGTTTGCCGATCGGCGCAGAGGGCAATGTCGGGTTGATCACCTATATGCGCACGGATTCAACTAATATTGCTCCCTCGGCCATAGCTGAAGCAAGGTCGTATATCACTGAGCATTTTGGTCAGAACTATGTGCCGTCTAAGCCACGGTTCTTCCGTGGTAAGGTAAAAGGAGCTCAGGAAGCACACGAGGGGATACGCCCGACGTCCATCGCTCGTTCTCCTGAGGCTATAAAGCCGTATCTGTCTTCAGATCAGTATAAATTGTATCGACTAATCTGGCAGCGTATGGTGGCTAGTCAGATGGCCGCCGCAGTTATGGAGAGCACCTCCATTGATATACAGGCGAGCAATGGATCGCATGATAGGCGTTATCTATTTCGAGCCACTGGCTCAGTAGTCAAATTTCCTGGCTTCACTGTCCTTTATATGGAAGCCCGCGATGAGGATAAAGCCGAGAACGAGCAAAAGGCGTTGCCCCCTTTAGCTAAGGGTGAACTGCTCGACTTGCTGGCGCTCTTACCGGAACAACATTTTACCCAGCCGCCACCACGCTATACAGAGGCTACCCTGGTTAAGGCCTTAGAGGAGTATGGCATAGGCCGTCCTAGCACTTATGCGCCTATTCTGTCCACCATTCAGGAACGTGGTTACGTGGAGCGCATCGATAAGCGTCTAAACCCAACATCCATCGGCTTTATCGTTAACGATCTCCTGGTGGGTCACTTTCCGGAGATCATCAATGTCAGTTTTACTGCCCAGATGGAGGCCCAGCTCGATGAGATTGCCCAGGGGGCGCGCCAGTGGGTGCACATGATTCGCCAATTTTATACTCCTTTTGAAGCACTGCTCCAAAGGGCAGAGCAACGGATGGAGCGGGTGGAGCTGATGGCCGAGCCCACTGGTGAGATTTGTGAGAAGTGTGGTGGCTCGATGGTCATCAAGTATGGGCGCTTCGGCAAGTTCATCGGCTGCGCGAACTATCCTCGGTGTCGCAATGCCAAGCCATTGGCGGTCAAGATTGGGGTCAAATGCCCTGAGTGTGGCGCTGACCTGGTGGAAAAGAAGACGCGGCGCAAGCGTACCTTTTATGGCTGTTCCAGGTACCCTCAGTGCTCATTTGGGGCCTGGAATAAGCCCTTACCAGATCCATGTCCGCAATGTGGTGGACTGCTAACGCTTGCCGGTAAGGATGGTATTCGGTGTCTTAAGTGTGGCTATGTAACTGCTGGGCTTCCTGAGGCGGAGCCCATCGTAGTGGGCTAA
- the efp gene encoding elongation factor P — translation MIDAGELRKGITIELEGQLFNIADYQHIKMGRGGALVRLKLRNLRSGYTAERTFPASERFKRVFLDRHRVQFIYHDDANYYFMDVDTFEQTGLPRGQLGDDVGFLKEGLVVDLLTYNEAPISIELPVTVDLQVVETEPGVRGDTASGGSKPATLETGRRIQVPLFVNIGDVVRVDTRSGAYLERVS, via the coding sequence ATGATTGATGCGGGTGAGCTTAGGAAGGGTATCACCATAGAGTTAGAGGGTCAGCTATTCAATATCGCTGACTATCAGCATATTAAGATGGGGAGAGGCGGTGCGCTCGTGCGCTTGAAGTTAAGAAACCTTCGCTCTGGCTACACAGCCGAGCGCACGTTCCCGGCCAGCGAGAGATTTAAGAGGGTTTTTCTAGATCGACACCGCGTCCAGTTCATTTATCATGACGATGCGAATTACTATTTTATGGACGTGGATACATTCGAGCAGACAGGCTTGCCCAGGGGACAGTTAGGCGATGATGTGGGCTTCTTGAAGGAAGGACTCGTCGTTGATCTGTTGACCTATAATGAGGCGCCGATAAGCATCGAGCTGCCAGTGACTGTTGATTTACAGGTGGTTGAAACTGAACCTGGCGTGAGGGGTGACACAGCCTCTGGTGGTAGCAAGCCGGCTACGTTGGAGACGGGACGGCGTATTCAGGTACCCCTTTTTGTCAACATTGGGGATGTGGTCCGGGTGGATACCCGAAGCGGTGCCTATCTCGAGCGGGTGTCTTAA
- a CDS encoding DUF86 domain-containing protein: protein MGDIIGFRNIAVHEYFAVDWSIVWVAATQDAPDLRQKVAAKILAEEYSGG, encoded by the coding sequence GTGGGCGACATCATTGGGTTTCGCAACATTGCCGTTCACGAGTACTTCGCTGTGGATTGGTCCATCGTCTGGGTGGCGGCAACGCAAGATGCTCCTGACTTGCGACAAAAAGTCGCCGCCAAGATCCTTGCAGAGGAATACTCTGGCGGTTGA
- a CDS encoding aminopeptidase P family protein, with protein MDRSIIERRLALLRRKLVENDLEAILVSQPENRYYLSGFAARELEAGSLAGWLLLTGAEALLLTGFNYYQAACHQVEGFGVVMVPSQLLPGVPALVQEQGVRRLGFESGYLTVKQHKDLEASLSERCDLIPTTNFVEELRMFKDSEEILAIKQAASIADAALQHLISFIKPGMTEQQAAWELEKFVRENGGDDCSFQPIVSAGPGSAVPHATPSDRAMQSGEPTFVDIGARVNGYCSDLTRSFCLGKAEAQFKDIYDLVQQAQANALQGMRPGLTGKQVDNLARSLIDEAGYGAEFGHGLGHGVGLAIHEAPTLGKESGDVLQSGMVVTVEPGVYLPGWGGVRLEDLVLIKEDGVEILTAAPNLMVVET; from the coding sequence TTGGATAGGTCGATTATCGAGCGTAGGTTGGCGCTGCTGCGCCGCAAGCTGGTGGAGAACGATCTCGAGGCCATACTGGTCTCACAGCCAGAGAATAGATATTACTTGAGTGGCTTTGCTGCTCGTGAATTAGAAGCCGGCAGTTTGGCGGGTTGGCTGTTGCTTACTGGGGCTGAAGCGTTACTATTGACAGGGTTTAATTATTACCAGGCGGCCTGCCATCAGGTGGAGGGGTTCGGAGTGGTCATGGTGCCCTCTCAGCTCTTGCCGGGGGTACCCGCCTTGGTGCAGGAGCAGGGCGTGCGACGACTGGGGTTCGAAAGCGGTTATCTCACTGTCAAGCAACATAAGGATCTGGAGGCCAGCCTATCAGAGCGCTGTGACCTGATTCCTACCACCAACTTTGTAGAAGAGCTCAGGATGTTTAAGGATTCAGAAGAGATACTTGCCATCAAACAGGCGGCATCTATCGCTGATGCAGCCCTCCAACACCTCATCAGTTTCATCAAGCCGGGGATGACGGAGCAGCAGGCAGCGTGGGAGCTAGAAAAGTTTGTGCGCGAGAATGGGGGCGATGATTGCTCTTTCCAACCCATCGTCTCGGCTGGGCCGGGCTCGGCTGTTCCCCATGCTACACCATCAGACAGAGCTATGCAAAGTGGTGAACCTACCTTCGTTGATATTGGGGCCAGGGTTAACGGTTATTGTTCCGATCTGACCCGTTCTTTTTGTCTGGGCAAGGCCGAGGCGCAGTTCAAGGATATTTACGACCTGGTTCAACAAGCGCAGGCCAATGCTTTGCAGGGGATGCGGCCCGGCTTGACCGGGAAGCAGGTGGATAATTTGGCCCGTTCCCTGATCGATGAGGCTGGCTACGGGGCTGAGTTCGGGCACGGTCTGGGGCACGGCGTTGGACTGGCCATACATGAGGCGCCCACCCTGGGGAAAGAGAGCGGCGATGTTCTACAATCAGGGATGGTTGTTACTGTAGAACCGGGCGTCTATCTCCCGGGTTGGGGTGGTGTTCGCTTGGAGGATCTTGTGCTTATAAAAGAGGACGGTGTGGAGATTTTGACGGCTGCCCCTAATCTGATGGTTGTGGAGACATAG
- a CDS encoding glycosyltransferase family 39 protein, which translates to MVSRSRNGLRCGLRASRNSLLVCLLLLLALFLRLFRLDFQSLRGDESFSVLFSAQSLGQITGALLSGEPHPPLYYFALHFWMELAGNSEFAVRFLSVFFDVLAVPLLYSLGRALLGERVGLVAAGILAINPFHLWNAQDARMYTAYSTLGLAATVVCVRALGWGMPSATAHLPRWTLLASYVGLATLVLYTHYYAVLVILFHNLLALLRLRRDLPALSLWLAAQGAIAIFYLPWLVASVPVIWSYGGTGDSPEFISMLQRLLSVFSLGRMAEEGLATGFAWGFGLLFVIGFWRAAMGRAPSLAAAALYLAVPILGVFLASRLKPVFNETYLLVATPAYYLILGCALAGGLRSRAWPFVGLAFVAVASGISVHNLFYDEAFAKSPDWRSAAEYLVSHFQEGDAIILNYPDPSLVYYWKTHGREGDITVLPSRWPVDELATDEELVTLIGGRKRVWLVPVRTLSWDAGGLVEGWLDHRILKVGEAAFRGLRLDLYETPVSLLSHSQHPLWIVLGGQVILRGFDIGQGAHGLAAGEELAISPGEPIPLTIYWQAVQRMEDDYKVFTHLEDGSGRIWAQKDAVPVDWAYPTRRWHPGEVVMDRYIIPTWPDTPAGEYELKVGMYDPISGQRLPLLDSKGSPTADSITLVIVNVRR; encoded by the coding sequence GTGGTATCGCGGAGCAGAAATGGTTTGCGGTGCGGGTTGAGGGCCTCGCGCAACAGCCTCCTCGTCTGCCTGTTGTTGCTGCTAGCCCTTTTCCTGCGGCTTTTCCGGCTTGACTTTCAGAGCCTCCGGGGTGACGAGTCCTTCAGTGTGCTCTTCTCGGCCCAGTCCCTGGGGCAGATCACAGGGGCATTGCTCAGCGGGGAGCCCCACCCTCCCCTCTATTACTTCGCCTTACACTTCTGGATGGAGCTTGCAGGAAACAGCGAGTTTGCGGTCCGTTTCCTCTCGGTATTCTTTGATGTGCTTGCGGTCCCCCTGCTTTACAGCCTGGGGAGGGCCCTTTTGGGGGAGAGGGTGGGCCTGGTCGCTGCGGGGATCCTGGCCATTAATCCCTTCCACCTCTGGAATGCCCAGGACGCCCGCATGTATACCGCCTACTCCACCTTGGGGCTGGCAGCCACTGTAGTATGCGTGAGAGCCCTCGGTTGGGGTATGCCCTCTGCCACTGCCCATCTCCCCAGGTGGACCCTTCTAGCCTCATATGTGGGCCTTGCAACACTGGTCCTTTATACCCATTACTATGCTGTCCTCGTGATCCTGTTTCATAATCTCCTGGCCCTCCTGCGCTTACGCCGGGACCTGCCTGCCCTCTCGCTCTGGCTGGCAGCCCAGGGGGCCATCGCCATCTTTTACTTGCCCTGGCTAGTGGCATCCGTTCCGGTCATATGGAGCTATGGGGGAACGGGCGATTCCCCAGAATTCATCTCAATGTTGCAGCGGCTGTTGAGCGTCTTCAGCCTCGGACGGATGGCTGAGGAGGGCTTAGCCACGGGGTTTGCCTGGGGCTTCGGCCTGCTTTTCGTAATTGGATTCTGGAGGGCTGCCATGGGCAGGGCGCCCTCTCTTGCGGCGGCGGCTCTCTACCTGGCCGTGCCCATCCTGGGTGTTTTCCTCGCCTCCCGCCTGAAGCCAGTCTTTAACGAGACTTACCTCCTGGTGGCTACTCCAGCCTACTACCTTATCCTGGGCTGTGCGTTGGCCGGGGGCTTACGCTCGAGGGCCTGGCCCTTTGTGGGATTGGCCTTTGTTGCTGTCGCCAGTGGCATCTCTGTCCATAATCTCTTTTACGACGAGGCCTTCGCCAAAAGTCCCGACTGGCGCTCTGCGGCCGAGTATCTCGTCTCCCACTTCCAAGAAGGGGATGCCATCATCCTCAACTACCCCGACCCGAGCCTGGTCTACTACTGGAAGACTCACGGCCGGGAGGGCGATATCACGGTGCTCCCTTCCAGGTGGCCAGTAGATGAGCTGGCGACAGATGAGGAGCTAGTTACCCTGATAGGAGGAAGGAAGCGGGTATGGCTGGTGCCGGTGAGGACGCTGAGCTGGGATGCCGGTGGCCTGGTCGAGGGCTGGCTGGACCACCGAATTTTGAAGGTCGGCGAGGCCGCCTTCCGTGGGCTGCGCCTGGACCTCTACGAAACCCCTGTCAGCCTCCTCTCCCACAGTCAGCACCCCCTTTGGATTGTCCTCGGCGGCCAAGTCATTTTGAGAGGTTTCGATATAGGCCAAGGGGCGCATGGGCTGGCGGCCGGAGAGGAATTGGCTATAAGTCCTGGAGAGCCCATCCCCCTGACCATATACTGGCAGGCTGTCCAAAGGATGGAGGACGATTACAAGGTCTTCACCCACCTCGAAGATGGCTCGGGGCGCATCTGGGCGCAGAAAGACGCTGTGCCGGTGGATTGGGCTTATCCTACCCGGCGCTGGCACCCGGGTGAGGTGGTGATGGACAGGTATATTATTCCCACGTGGCCCGATACGCCAGCGGGGGAGTATGAACTGAAGGTCGGGATGTATGATCCCATAAGCGGGCAGCGCCTGCCCCTCCTGGATAGTAAAGGGTCGCCGACGGCTGACAGTATCACCCTGGTCATAGTCAACGTACGTCGCTGA
- a CDS encoding radical SAM protein: MSQQDRPAPSYLKLAASGELQKRVRQAVAMLGRCYVCARVCKSARLAGELGKCRTGRWAVVCSFHPHFGEEPPLVGSRGSGTIFFTHCNLACIYCQNYEISHLGDGVEVSDEQLAAMMLQLQYMGCHNINLVSPTHVVPQILSALQIAVENGLHLPLVYNTGGYDAIPTLRLLEGIVDIYMPDMKYSDPAIAERLSGIKHYPTVNRLVVKEMHRQVGDLVIDDQGIAVRGLLVRHLVLPNGLAGTSEIVCFLAEEISKNTYLNLMDQYRPCYRAHEYPQLNRHLTSEEYRQAVQLALQYGLRRLDARRSWALF, encoded by the coding sequence ATGAGTCAACAGGATAGACCAGCACCATCATACTTGAAATTAGCTGCCAGCGGCGAGCTTCAAAAGCGTGTCCGCCAGGCGGTAGCTATGCTGGGGCGTTGCTACGTCTGCGCCAGGGTTTGTAAATCCGCTCGCCTGGCGGGTGAGTTGGGTAAATGCCGCACCGGACGATGGGCTGTCGTTTGTAGTTTTCATCCTCACTTCGGGGAAGAGCCTCCGCTCGTTGGCAGCCGTGGATCAGGTACCATTTTCTTCACCCATTGCAATCTGGCCTGCATTTACTGTCAAAACTATGAGATCAGTCATCTCGGTGATGGGGTAGAGGTAAGCGATGAACAGCTAGCGGCGATGATGTTGCAGCTTCAATATATGGGTTGCCATAATATCAACCTGGTGAGCCCGACCCACGTCGTTCCGCAGATCCTCTCCGCCCTCCAGATCGCCGTCGAGAACGGACTGCACCTACCCCTCGTGTACAACACGGGCGGCTACGACGCCATTCCCACGTTACGCCTGCTCGAAGGGATCGTCGATATCTATATGCCGGATATGAAATACAGTGATCCAGCCATCGCTGAGAGGCTCTCCGGAATAAAACACTACCCGACCGTGAACAGGTTGGTCGTAAAGGAGATGCATCGCCAGGTAGGGGATTTGGTCATAGACGATCAGGGCATCGCGGTACGGGGATTACTTGTCCGCCATTTGGTGCTGCCGAATGGGCTCGCCGGCACATCCGAGATAGTCTGCTTCCTAGCCGAGGAGATCTCCAAAAACACCTACCTGAACCTTATGGACCAATATAGGCCCTGTTACAGAGCCCACGAATACCCCCAGTTGAACCGACACCTAACGAGCGAAGAATATAGGCAAGCAGTACAGTTAGCCCTGCAATATGGACTGAGGCGATTAGATGCGCGGAGAAGCTGGGCCCTTTTCTGA
- a CDS encoding site-specific DNA-methyltransferase, giving the protein MSEIPDGSIHLVVTSPPYYNAPFDYPYLFCDYDEFLGMLGALSEEIYRVLVPGRIVCFVTDDMLVDGERYPIVADTIRIMRNNGFRYRDKIVWRKPEGYVRISHRSGVALRHPYPMYFYLDNIQESILIFQKGRFDYSYVRQLDPKVKESSRIDLAIYQAQKWYLSVWDITNVLPREGRIEKGIAAFPEEIPERLIRLFTFMGETVLDPFLGSGTTAKVARALGRNSYGYEIDSELFEVIERKLAYQPGSPTEDEVELIIREDARRLRSRLQERIATQKGRMKRPRKRRTEPL; this is encoded by the coding sequence ATGTCAGAGATCCCAGATGGCTCTATTCATCTGGTGGTTACTTCACCGCCTTATTATAATGCCCCCTTTGATTACCCCTATCTTTTTTGTGACTATGACGAATTCTTGGGGATGCTCGGTGCCCTCTCTGAGGAGATCTATCGAGTGCTTGTCCCAGGAAGGATCGTTTGCTTTGTGACTGATGATATGCTTGTAGATGGGGAGAGGTATCCGATTGTAGCCGATACGATTAGGATAATGCGGAATAACGGTTTTCGTTACCGGGATAAGATCGTTTGGCGAAAGCCGGAAGGATACGTAAGGATCAGCCATAGAAGTGGTGTGGCTCTTCGTCATCCCTACCCCATGTATTTCTACCTGGATAATATCCAGGAGAGCATCTTGATCTTTCAAAAGGGCCGGTTTGATTACAGCTATGTGCGTCAGCTGGACCCCAAGGTGAAAGAGTCTTCCCGAATCGATCTCGCGATATACCAAGCGCAGAAGTGGTACCTTAGTGTTTGGGACATCACCAATGTTTTGCCTCGGGAAGGGAGGATAGAGAAAGGCATCGCCGCCTTTCCGGAGGAGATTCCGGAGCGGTTGATAAGGCTCTTTACCTTCATGGGTGAGACGGTGTTAGACCCATTTTTAGGCTCAGGAACTACGGCGAAGGTGGCCAGGGCGTTAGGACGGAATAGCTATGGTTACGAGATCGACTCCGAGCTTTTTGAGGTTATTGAACGAAAGCTGGCTTATCAGCCAGGTTCGCCTACAGAAGATGAAGTGGAGCTCATTATTAGAGAGGATGCCCGTCGTTTGAGGAGTCGACTGCAAGAGCGAATTGCGACCCAAAAAGGGAGAATGAAGCGACCCAGGAAGAGGCGAACAGAGCCCCTCTAG